A genomic region of Roseateles amylovorans contains the following coding sequences:
- the thiS gene encoding sulfur carrier protein ThiS, giving the protein MDSDPTPTSITVRLDDRDIVLRAGSSLSDLLTHAQRAPDSVATAVNGRFVARDRRAATRLQEGDQVLFFQPIVGG; this is encoded by the coding sequence ATGGACTCGGACCCCACGCCCACGTCGATCACCGTGCGGCTTGATGACCGCGACATCGTGCTGCGCGCAGGCAGCTCCCTGTCGGACCTGTTGACCCACGCGCAGCGCGCGCCCGACTCAGTGGCCACCGCGGTCAATGGACGCTTCGTGGCCCGTGACCGCCGCGCCGCGACACGGCTGCAGGAGGGCGACCAGGTGCTGTTCTTCCAACCCATCGTCGGAGGCTGA
- a CDS encoding thiazole synthase, producing the protein MTTTPAATPTGAPREAPPKADALQIDGRTLVSRFFLGSAGYPSPQRLDEAIRASGTQVLTVGLKRTLLAGDNGAIAQALATARAQGAHLLPNTAGCRSAREAVQIAQMARELYRTAWIKLEVIGDDHTLQPDPFELLSAAAELARDGFTVFPYCTEDLILCRRLLDAGCPLLMPWGAPIGSGQGLLNLHGLRTLRERLPDTVLVIDAGLGAPSQAARAMELGFDAVLLNSAVAQARDPVAMAGAFRDAVTAGRTAFRAGLMAPQEVAVASTPVSGHAFLLGSP; encoded by the coding sequence ATGACGACCACCCCCGCTGCAACGCCAACGGGCGCCCCCCGCGAGGCACCGCCAAAGGCCGACGCCCTGCAGATCGACGGCCGGACGCTGGTCAGCCGCTTCTTCCTCGGCAGTGCCGGCTATCCCAGCCCGCAACGGCTGGACGAGGCGATTCGCGCATCCGGCACCCAGGTGCTGACCGTCGGCCTCAAGCGCACCCTGCTCGCCGGGGACAACGGTGCGATCGCACAGGCCCTGGCCACCGCCCGCGCCCAGGGCGCCCACCTGCTGCCCAACACCGCCGGCTGCCGCAGCGCGCGCGAAGCGGTGCAGATCGCGCAGATGGCGCGCGAGCTCTACCGCACCGCCTGGATCAAGCTGGAGGTCATTGGCGACGACCACACGCTGCAGCCCGACCCCTTCGAACTGCTGAGCGCTGCGGCGGAACTGGCGCGCGACGGCTTCACCGTCTTCCCCTACTGCACCGAGGACCTGATCCTCTGCCGCCGCCTGCTCGACGCCGGCTGCCCGCTGCTGATGCCCTGGGGCGCGCCGATCGGCTCTGGCCAGGGCCTGCTGAACCTGCACGGCCTGCGCACCCTGCGCGAGCGGCTACCCGACACCGTGCTGGTCATCGATGCGGGCCTGGGCGCCCCCTCCCAGGCCGCACGGGCGATGGAGCTGGGCTTCGATGCGGTGCTGCTCAACAGCGCCGTGGCCCAGGCCCGCGACCCGGTGGCGATGGCGGGCGCCTTCCGCGATGCGGTCACCGCCGGCCGCACGGCGTTCCGCGCCGGTTTGATGGCCCCGCAGGAGGTGGCGGTGGCCAGCACGCCGGTCAGCGGCCATGCCTTCCTGCTGGGATCGCCGTGA
- a CDS encoding bifunctional hydroxymethylpyrimidine kinase/phosphomethylpyrimidine kinase yields MEGLIYPHPSLASPWAPEVDPDLALLMAWTEDPVPPVIWSVAGTDSGGGAGLSADTRAAAAMGVHLCPVVAAVTAQHSQGVQAVFPLPADQLRAQLTALRQDMPARVIKTGLLASAPAIDALLAQRGDAALVVDPVLGATAGGAAFCDDALLSAYRHQLIPQAALLTPNRREAERLLGVAAGQQSVPELARGLRQLGAQAVCITGGDEPSTDAALALDWLDSPLASGWLALPRLTATPDRPLHHHGSGCTFATAAAAALARGFAVPDAVVLAKMLTWAALRDGHAAGAGAGPLRPSAGFVDDPTAMPVMGFEDETSPDATTLARWERALTQPDRRRFEPGLYAIADQPSRVAALAASGRFAHVQLRIKRAEDTSDADLTAAIRETVTATAGDVGRGTTLWINDHWRLAVDAGAQALHLGQEDWGALTAQEREELLQLRRHRRLGLGLSSHSLWELCRARGLTPSYIACGPVWPTTTKRMPWLPQGLAQLRWWARMAGYPVVAIGGILSDRQVADARGTGVAAVCLVRAAEQWIAPPSEPPTS; encoded by the coding sequence ATGGAAGGTCTGATTTATCCCCACCCCAGCCTGGCCTCGCCCTGGGCGCCGGAGGTCGACCCGGACCTGGCCCTGCTGATGGCCTGGACCGAGGATCCGGTGCCCCCGGTCATCTGGAGCGTGGCGGGCACCGACAGCGGTGGCGGCGCCGGCCTGAGTGCCGACACCCGGGCGGCCGCAGCGATGGGCGTGCATCTGTGCCCCGTGGTGGCCGCCGTGACGGCCCAACATTCGCAAGGCGTCCAGGCGGTCTTCCCGCTGCCGGCGGATCAATTGCGCGCCCAACTGACGGCGCTGCGGCAGGACATGCCCGCGCGCGTCATCAAGACCGGCCTGCTGGCCAGCGCCCCGGCGATCGACGCGCTGCTGGCCCAGCGGGGGGACGCCGCGCTCGTGGTCGACCCGGTGCTGGGGGCCACGGCCGGCGGCGCCGCCTTTTGCGACGATGCGCTCCTCTCGGCCTATCGACATCAACTGATCCCCCAGGCCGCGCTGCTCACGCCGAATCGCCGCGAGGCCGAGCGACTGCTGGGCGTGGCGGCGGGACAGCAATCGGTCCCCGAGCTGGCGCGGGGCCTGCGGCAACTGGGCGCCCAGGCGGTCTGCATCACCGGTGGAGATGAGCCGTCGACCGACGCGGCGCTGGCGCTGGACTGGCTGGACAGCCCGCTGGCGAGCGGCTGGCTGGCGCTGCCGCGTTTGACCGCGACGCCAGACCGTCCGCTGCACCACCACGGCAGCGGCTGCACCTTCGCCACGGCTGCTGCTGCGGCGCTGGCGCGCGGCTTCGCGGTGCCGGATGCGGTGGTGCTGGCCAAGATGCTCACCTGGGCCGCGCTGCGCGACGGTCACGCGGCCGGCGCCGGCGCCGGGCCGCTGCGGCCCTCGGCCGGGTTCGTGGACGATCCCACCGCCATGCCGGTGATGGGCTTTGAGGACGAGACATCGCCCGACGCCACCACCCTGGCCCGCTGGGAGCGCGCGCTGACCCAACCGGATCGACGTCGATTCGAACCCGGCCTCTATGCGATTGCCGACCAACCGTCGCGGGTGGCGGCGCTGGCCGCCAGCGGTCGATTCGCGCATGTGCAACTGCGCATCAAGCGGGCCGAGGACACCAGCGATGCCGACCTGACCGCCGCGATCCGCGAGACGGTCACCGCCACGGCGGGCGACGTCGGCCGCGGCACCACCCTGTGGATCAATGACCACTGGCGGCTGGCGGTCGATGCGGGTGCGCAGGCGCTGCATCTGGGCCAGGAGGACTGGGGCGCGCTGACGGCCCAGGAGCGCGAGGAACTGCTCCAGCTGCGTCGACACCGGCGGCTGGGCCTGGGCCTGTCCAGCCACAGCCTGTGGGAGCTGTGTCGGGCGCGCGGCCTGACGCCCAGCTACATCGCCTGCGGCCCCGTCTGGCCGACGACCACCAAGCGCATGCCCTGGTTGCCGCAAGGCCTGGCGCAATTGCGCTGGTGGGCACGCATGGCCGGCTATCCGGTGGTCGCCATCGGGGGGATCCTGTCCGACCGGCAGGTGGCGGATGCCCGCGGAACGGGGGTGGCGGCCGTCTGCCTCGTGCGCGCCGCCGAGCAGTGGATCGCTCCCCCATCGGAGCCACCCACCTCTTGA
- a CDS encoding class I SAM-dependent methyltransferase has product MTHPSERLQALSALYARRAPIYDLELLPVAPLRREAIAALALEPGQTVLDVGCGTGLSLPDLAQGVGPQGRIVAIEPCDAMMARARRRVAELQHAPRMHWIETPAESASLDTWLPPASADAALFFFTHDVLQQPQALAQAMRALKPGARVVAAGLVWASPWWPMSNLFVLGAAMHSIVCAERLDCPWHDLTPRLSAWEVERRWLESAYVLTGRR; this is encoded by the coding sequence ATGACCCACCCCAGCGAACGCCTTCAGGCGCTCAGCGCGCTCTATGCGCGCCGCGCGCCGATCTACGACCTGGAGCTGCTGCCCGTGGCGCCGCTGCGGCGCGAGGCGATTGCCGCGCTCGCGTTGGAACCGGGGCAAACGGTGCTGGATGTGGGCTGCGGCACCGGATTGAGCCTGCCGGACCTGGCGCAGGGCGTGGGCCCACAGGGTCGCATCGTGGCGATCGAGCCCTGTGACGCCATGATGGCGCGCGCACGTCGACGGGTGGCCGAACTGCAGCACGCGCCCCGCATGCACTGGATCGAGACGCCCGCCGAATCCGCGAGCCTGGACACCTGGCTGCCGCCCGCCAGCGCAGACGCCGCGCTGTTCTTCTTCACCCACGATGTGCTGCAGCAGCCGCAGGCCCTGGCCCAGGCCATGCGTGCCTTGAAACCGGGCGCCCGCGTGGTGGCCGCCGGACTGGTGTGGGCCTCGCCGTGGTGGCCGATGAGCAATCTCTTCGTGCTCGGGGCGGCGATGCATTCCATCGTCTGCGCGGAGCGGCTCGATTGCCCCTGGCACGACCTCACGCCGCGCTTGTCCGCCTGGGAGGTGGAACGGCGCTGGCTGGAATCGGCCTATGTGCTGACCGGCCGGCGCTGA
- the thiC gene encoding phosphomethylpyrimidine synthase ThiC, which translates to MTHDLTPTPASFHRASSADTADTALSARAAEQAATDFHQRLAASRAPLPASVKVHEPGVLHPTLRVPLREIALTNGERIAVYDTSGPYTDPAVATDVRHGLPTPRADWIAARGDTETYTGRPIQLHDDGLREAAQQQALRAQSESLSRTPRRARAGANVSQMHYARRGIVTAEMEYVAIRENGRRAWMHEYMADTEREQRLAGQGLGARIPGFITPEFVRDEVARGRAIIPANINHPEVEPMAIGRNFLVKVNANIGNSAVSSGIEEEVEKLVWATRWGADTVMDLSTGRNIHTTRDWILRNSPVPIGTVPIYQALEKVGGVAEELSWPLFRDTLIEQAEQGVDYFTIHAGVRLPFVPMTVKRRTGIVSRGGSILAKWCIAHHRENFLYTHFEEICEIMKAYDVSFSLGDGLRPGSLADANDEAQFAELRTLGELTKIAWKHDVQTMIEGPGHVPMHMIQANMTEQLKHCDEAPFYTLGPLTTDIAPGYDHITSGIGAAMIGWFGCAMLCYVTPKEHLGLPDREDVKQGLMAYKIAAHAADIAKGHPAARSRDDALSKARFEFRWEDQFNLGLDPETAREFHDETLPKDSAKVAHFCSMCGPKFCSMKITQDVREYSANLEAQGGQPPLDGAEASGGSADAQALGGSADAQALAGMREKSAEFRAQGGELYIPIRQA; encoded by the coding sequence ATGACACACGACCTGACCCCCACGCCCGCCTCTTTCCACCGCGCATCGTCTGCCGACACGGCCGACACGGCCCTCTCAGCCCGCGCGGCCGAGCAGGCCGCCACCGATTTCCACCAACGCCTGGCCGCCAGCCGCGCGCCCCTGCCCGCCTCGGTGAAGGTGCACGAACCGGGCGTGCTGCATCCGACGCTGCGGGTGCCGCTGCGCGAGATCGCGCTCACCAACGGCGAGCGCATTGCCGTCTACGACACCTCCGGTCCCTACACCGATCCGGCCGTGGCCACCGATGTGCGCCACGGGCTGCCCACGCCGCGCGCCGACTGGATCGCCGCGCGCGGCGACACCGAGACCTACACCGGACGGCCGATCCAGCTGCATGACGACGGCCTGCGGGAAGCGGCGCAGCAACAGGCGCTGCGGGCCCAGAGCGAGTCGCTGTCGCGCACGCCGCGTCGGGCACGGGCCGGCGCCAATGTGTCGCAGATGCACTATGCGCGGCGGGGCATCGTCACCGCAGAAATGGAGTACGTCGCCATCCGCGAAAACGGCCGTCGGGCCTGGATGCATGAGTACATGGCAGATACCGAACGCGAGCAGCGCCTGGCCGGACAGGGCCTGGGCGCCCGCATCCCGGGCTTCATCACGCCGGAGTTCGTGCGCGACGAAGTGGCCCGCGGCCGCGCCATCATCCCGGCCAACATCAACCATCCGGAGGTCGAGCCGATGGCCATCGGCCGCAACTTCCTGGTGAAGGTCAATGCCAACATCGGCAACTCGGCCGTCAGCTCCGGCATCGAGGAAGAGGTCGAGAAGCTGGTCTGGGCGACCCGATGGGGCGCAGACACGGTGATGGATCTCTCCACCGGCCGCAACATCCACACCACGCGCGACTGGATCCTCCGCAACAGCCCCGTGCCCATCGGCACCGTGCCGATCTACCAGGCGCTGGAGAAGGTCGGCGGCGTCGCAGAGGAACTGAGCTGGCCGCTGTTCCGCGACACCCTCATCGAGCAGGCGGAACAGGGCGTCGACTACTTCACCATCCATGCCGGCGTGCGTCTGCCCTTCGTGCCGATGACGGTCAAGCGTCGCACCGGCATCGTCTCCCGGGGTGGATCCATCCTCGCCAAGTGGTGCATTGCGCATCACCGCGAGAACTTCCTCTACACCCACTTCGAAGAGATCTGCGAAATCATGAAGGCGTATGACGTGAGCTTCTCGCTGGGCGACGGCCTGCGTCCAGGCTCGCTCGCCGATGCCAATGACGAAGCGCAGTTCGCCGAACTGCGCACGCTGGGCGAGCTGACCAAGATCGCCTGGAAGCACGACGTGCAGACCATGATCGAAGGCCCCGGCCATGTGCCGATGCACATGATCCAGGCCAACATGACCGAGCAGCTCAAGCATTGCGACGAAGCGCCGTTCTACACGCTGGGGCCGCTGACCACCGACATCGCCCCGGGCTACGACCACATCACCAGCGGCATCGGCGCCGCGATGATCGGCTGGTTCGGATGCGCCATGCTCTGCTATGTGACGCCGAAGGAGCATCTGGGCCTGCCGGACCGCGAGGACGTCAAGCAGGGGTTGATGGCCTACAAGATTGCCGCCCATGCGGCCGACATCGCCAAGGGCCATCCGGCCGCGCGGTCGCGGGACGATGCCCTGTCCAAGGCGCGCTTCGAGTTCCGCTGGGAGGACCAGTTCAACCTCGGGCTGGATCCGGAGACGGCCCGCGAATTCCACGACGAGACCCTGCCCAAGGACAGCGCCAAGGTGGCCCACTTCTGCTCGATGTGCGGCCCCAAGTTCTGCTCGATGAAGATCACCCAGGACGTGCGGGAGTACAGCGCGAACCTCGAGGCGCAAGGCGGTCAGCCCCCGCTCGACGGCGCGGAGGCCTCCGGCGGCAGCGCGGATGCGCAGGCCCTGGGCGGCAGCGCGGATGCGCAGGCCCTGGCCGGCATGCGCGAGAAGAGTGCGGAGTTCCGCGCCCAGGGCGGCGAGCTCTACATCCCGATCCGCCAGGCCTGA
- a CDS encoding alkaline phosphatase — translation MKKLSPMLVTAGALMGLAATAQAAPTVTRLTPPSEMFASGRPDPVIARFLPGQRFDLQATIKPDAGQRISAARFFIDGQAVDAAVALRDCASGCVKGVSAETAIATVRAVSLEKAGRHEFSIEATQADGQKVTARGNLEVVPFTAAMGPKVKNIIILLGDGMGAAQRTAARIVKGGYAQGKVIAPLAMDTFPATALVKTASLNSVVTDSSPGMTAYVSGNKNNNNEEGVFPDDTVDAFDNPRIEYLSEYLHRTQGKALGIVTTADVFDATPAGNAVHTSNRGAGTGIVDQFFDDRSRTGLTVLLGGGRKWFLPAGTPGSERAEGNDYAFSATDPHTAEIVKRWGAAPGAKDKDRDLIQAFQSAGYRYAPTRTALQAATDGAGADKLLGLFAFSNMNVALDKIDGRRGAAKGITGTVVDDYGFPDQPMLDEMARAALSTLKKQPKGFVLMIEGASIDKQAHNMDTERWMLDTLEFDRAVQVAQEFARENGDTLVIVTADHECSGAALIGGSMLTDQALQEAAQKKGVAHLRDKVVGVYEKAGFPRYRIAADGYPEATDIDYRLLVGYGANADRYEDWRTNTTPLRDSQQPLAKSEPLKWYPPVPMERDDAFGEYLVTGQVPGESAVHTATDIPLSAFGPGALAFTGVIDNTDVFFKLAQAAVKGTTAPADATGAKRPAKATAR, via the coding sequence ATGAAAAAACTGTCCCCGATGCTGGTCACCGCCGGCGCCCTGATGGGCCTGGCCGCCACCGCGCAGGCCGCGCCCACGGTCACTCGCCTGACGCCGCCCAGCGAGATGTTCGCCAGCGGCCGCCCCGACCCGGTGATCGCCCGCTTCCTGCCCGGTCAACGCTTCGACCTGCAGGCCACGATCAAGCCTGACGCCGGGCAGCGCATCAGCGCCGCGCGCTTCTTCATCGACGGCCAGGCGGTGGACGCCGCAGTGGCCCTGCGCGACTGCGCCAGCGGCTGCGTCAAGGGCGTGAGCGCCGAGACCGCGATCGCCACCGTCCGCGCGGTGAGCCTGGAGAAGGCCGGTCGCCACGAGTTCAGCATCGAGGCCACCCAGGCCGACGGCCAAAAGGTCACCGCCCGCGGCAACCTGGAGGTGGTGCCGTTCACCGCCGCCATGGGCCCCAAGGTCAAGAACATCATCATCTTGCTGGGTGATGGCATGGGCGCGGCCCAGCGCACGGCGGCACGGATCGTCAAGGGCGGCTATGCGCAGGGCAAGGTGATTGCGCCGCTGGCGATGGACACCTTCCCCGCCACCGCGCTGGTGAAGACCGCGTCGCTGAACTCGGTGGTGACCGACTCGTCGCCCGGCATGACCGCCTATGTCTCCGGCAACAAGAACAACAACAATGAAGAGGGCGTGTTCCCCGACGACACCGTCGACGCCTTCGACAATCCACGCATCGAATACCTGTCCGAGTATCTGCACCGCACCCAGGGCAAGGCGCTGGGCATCGTGACCACGGCGGACGTCTTCGACGCCACCCCGGCCGGCAATGCGGTGCACACCAGCAACCGGGGCGCGGGCACCGGCATCGTCGATCAGTTCTTCGACGATCGCAGCCGCACCGGCCTGACCGTGCTGCTGGGCGGCGGCCGCAAGTGGTTCCTGCCTGCGGGCACGCCCGGCTCCGAGCGGGCCGAGGGCAACGACTATGCGTTCTCCGCCACCGATCCCCATACCGCTGAGATCGTGAAGCGCTGGGGCGCCGCGCCCGGCGCGAAGGACAAGGACCGCGACCTGATCCAGGCCTTCCAGTCCGCCGGCTACCGCTATGCGCCAACCCGCACCGCACTGCAGGCCGCCACCGATGGCGCGGGCGCGGACAAGCTGCTGGGCCTGTTCGCCTTCTCCAACATGAACGTCGCGCTGGACAAGATCGACGGCCGTCGAGGCGCAGCCAAGGGCATCACCGGCACGGTGGTGGACGACTACGGTTTCCCCGACCAGCCAATGCTCGACGAGATGGCCCGTGCGGCGCTGTCCACGCTGAAGAAGCAGCCCAAGGGCTTCGTGCTGATGATCGAAGGCGCGTCGATCGACAAGCAGGCCCACAACATGGACACCGAACGCTGGATGCTCGACACCCTCGAGTTCGATCGGGCGGTGCAGGTGGCGCAGGAATTCGCCCGCGAGAACGGCGACACGCTGGTGATCGTCACTGCGGACCATGAATGCTCGGGCGCGGCGCTGATCGGCGGCTCGATGCTGACCGACCAGGCCCTGCAGGAGGCCGCCCAGAAGAAGGGCGTGGCCCATCTGCGCGACAAGGTGGTGGGCGTCTACGAGAAGGCCGGTTTCCCGCGTTATCGCATCGCCGCTGACGGCTACCCCGAAGCCACCGACATCGACTATCGCCTGTTGGTGGGATACGGCGCCAACGCCGATCGCTATGAAGACTGGCGCACCAACACCACACCGCTGCGTGATTCGCAACAGCCGCTGGCCAAGAGCGAGCCGCTGAAGTGGTATCCCCCGGTGCCGATGGAGCGCGACGATGCGTTTGGTGAGTACCTGGTCACCGGCCAGGTGCCCGGCGAATCGGCGGTGCACACCGCGACGGACATTCCGCTGTCGGCCTTCGGCCCGGGCGCGCTGGCCTTCACCGGCGTGATCGACAACACGGACGTGTTCTTCAAGCTGGCGCAGGCCGCCGTCAAGGGCACCACCGCACCGGCGGATGCCACGGGCGCGAAGCGACCGGCAAAGGCGACCGCGCGCTGA
- a CDS encoding FAD-dependent oxidoreductase has protein sequence MASIAIAGAGLAGRLFAWALTSAGHRVSIAEAAPGPLPSFDATGAAAFSAAGMLSPLAEQEQGGAAVAALGWRSLALWPRIVAALPLPVPLEQRDSLLLAHGSDLGAAQRALNHMPGAEALDGPTLRALEPALAAGLRGWRLPGEGLIAPVPAMAALMAGATGAHWHWGRAVDQVLPHALHLADGERWDSDWAIDARGLGARPPLPLRGVRGEIVTLDLPGHGLTRPLRLLHPRHRVYLVPRSTNEVVVGASEIESEDRSPVSLRSAVELMAAAHSVLPALSEARIVRLDRHLRPALPDNLPSATFEPGLLRLNGLYRHGWLLAPALVYRLLRDSGLAHLGDDMDSST, from the coding sequence ATGGCCTCCATTGCCATTGCCGGCGCCGGACTGGCGGGCCGGCTCTTCGCCTGGGCGCTGACGTCCGCCGGCCATCGGGTGTCGATCGCGGAGGCCGCGCCGGGTCCGCTGCCGTCGTTCGACGCCACCGGGGCGGCCGCCTTCAGTGCGGCCGGCATGCTGAGTCCGCTGGCCGAGCAGGAACAGGGCGGTGCCGCAGTGGCGGCGCTGGGATGGCGGTCGTTGGCGCTGTGGCCGCGCATCGTCGCGGCGCTGCCGCTGCCGGTGCCGCTGGAACAGCGCGACAGCCTGCTGCTGGCGCACGGCAGCGACCTGGGCGCCGCCCAGCGCGCGCTGAACCACATGCCGGGCGCCGAGGCCCTGGACGGTCCGACGCTGCGCGCATTGGAGCCCGCCCTGGCCGCCGGGCTGCGCGGCTGGCGCCTGCCCGGCGAAGGCCTGATCGCGCCGGTACCCGCCATGGCGGCGCTGATGGCCGGTGCCACCGGTGCGCACTGGCATTGGGGCCGCGCGGTGGACCAGGTGCTGCCGCATGCGCTTCACCTGGCCGACGGCGAGCGCTGGGACAGCGACTGGGCCATCGATGCGCGCGGTCTCGGCGCACGCCCGCCCTTGCCGCTGCGCGGGGTGCGGGGCGAGATCGTCACCCTGGACCTGCCGGGCCATGGCCTGACCCGGCCGCTGCGGCTGCTGCATCCGCGTCATCGGGTGTACCTGGTGCCACGGTCGACGAACGAGGTGGTGGTTGGCGCCAGCGAGATCGAGAGCGAGGACCGCAGTCCGGTGTCATTGCGGTCCGCCGTGGAGCTGATGGCGGCCGCCCACAGCGTGCTGCCCGCCCTGAGCGAAGCCCGCATCGTCCGACTGGATCGGCATCTGCGCCCTGCCCTGCCCGACAACCTGCCCTCGGCCACATTCGAACCCGGCCTGCTCCGACTCAACGGCCTGTACCGCCACGGCTGGCTGCTCGCACCCGCCCTGGTGTACCGCCTGCTGCGCGACAGCGGCCTGGCCCACCTTGGCGACGACATGGACTCCTCCACATGA
- a CDS encoding PspC domain-containing protein produces MSDSEELQRLAELHQRGLLSDDEFMRAKARVLGGAQGAQGAGTSSASGGTTSGASTYAFHGAGAQAGSASAPRAPAVEAINRLRRARMDRWIGGVCGGIAQLTGITSWFWRIVFLLLVTCAGSGLMLYLLLWIFVPQED; encoded by the coding sequence ATGTCTGACAGCGAAGAACTCCAACGCCTGGCCGAGCTGCATCAACGCGGACTGCTGAGCGACGACGAGTTCATGCGGGCCAAGGCCCGTGTGCTCGGCGGCGCGCAGGGTGCGCAGGGTGCGGGGACGTCGTCGGCATCCGGCGGCACGACATCAGGCGCCTCGACGTATGCCTTCCACGGCGCGGGCGCTCAGGCGGGGTCGGCCAGTGCACCGCGGGCGCCGGCGGTCGAGGCGATCAATCGCCTTCGGCGTGCGCGCATGGACCGCTGGATCGGCGGTGTCTGCGGCGGCATCGCGCAGCTCACCGGCATCACGTCCTGGTTCTGGCGCATCGTGTTCCTGCTGCTGGTCACCTGCGCGGGCAGCGGTCTGATGCTGTATTTGCTGCTGTGGATCTTCGTGCCGCAGGAGGACTGA